The Heterodontus francisci isolate sHetFra1 chromosome 4, sHetFra1.hap1, whole genome shotgun sequence DNA window gccttctcctggtccaggctgatgaggcaggtgtccaccctcctgtcccgtacgtaggcgatcgtatccctgagtagcgcgagactatcagagatcttcctgccgggtacagtacaggtctgatcggggtgaatcaccaactccagagcagatttgactcgactggctatgactttggacagaatcttggttACGGACaactgcttttctgcacagagatCCAAGAGTAAATATcagttttcattacagtttccaactccatggtttccgagcactcccttcTTTGCCATGCTGTCACAGCCCACTCTGGCCTTGAAATTGCCACAgacgacaattttgtccttgggaggggcattcgGGATGACTTCACGGAaatctgtgtagaacttatctttgtcagctgggttagccttcagggttggaaCATAAACGCTGATGTGAGTTGCATGCAGAATTGGAACTgcggctgccagtgccatcttgcacctgccgCTTTCGCCCCTTTCCCGTTGCTACAGGACTTACTTGTTAAGTTATAGTTGGGGTGGATTTCTTTCCTGCCTGCAcagtggtgctttaaggtggagtacaATTTGCGCTaactgaccccaccctttaagcctggagctaATCTGTCGTGGCCCAGTGATCTGGGACGGCAGCAGCGAGGTCTCCAAGccgtaggtttggattcagagtttccctctgGTTGGTTGCTGACTAAGGCTTGAAGGGACcccccttcccttgctattttatccatTGCTGGTATACCAATAACCGTTTTCCACGCAATATGGTGTGGCACACCTTTGATCCAGAACACGAAGGTCATTTGAGCCGCTTGGAATCCTTCCGCCCTGGCCATTACCTTTATCAAAAAAGACATCCACCCAAGTGGTGTCATGctcatcatttctcccctcactatGTTTCGCCCATCAGCTGAGACGGTGTACCGGGGTGTGGCACTTACAGtcagcagtgagagctgggtgtagatgaggaccaatgattccagtccatcctacaaatTGGATGCAGCTTATTGAAAATACAAGGGTACTACCTCTATCTGAACACCCCATATACCCCattcagcacagctacaacactggcatctacctggcaaaaaGGAAAatggcccaagtatgtcctgtacacaaaaagcaggacaaatccaaccgagCCAGTtacagccctatcagtctactctcgagcatcagcaaagtgatggaaggggtcgccaacagtgctatcaagcgacactttctcagcaattacctgctcactgatgctcagtttgggttccgccagggtcgctcagctcctgacctcattacagcctttgtccaaacatggaaaaaagtgctgaactccagagttgaggtgagagtggcatcaaggcagcatttgactgagtatagcatcaagcagCCCAGGCAAAACTGGAAAAAATGCAAATCGGGGGGAaagcactccgctggttggagtcatacctagtacaaaggaagatggttgtggttattggaggtcaatactGTCAGTCtctggatatcactgcaggagttcctcagggtagtgtcctaggcccaaccatcttcagctgcttcatcaatgaccttccctcaatcataaggtcagaagtggaggtgattgctgatgattgcacaatgttcagcaccattcatgccttctcagatactgaagtagcccgtgtccagatgcagcaagacctggacaacatccaggcgtgggctgataagtggcaagtaacattcgcaccacacaaatgccaggcaatgaccatctccaacaagagagaatctaaccatcttgccatgacattcaatggcattaccattactgattcCCTccttgttcaccatctacaagacacaagtcaggagtgtgatggaacactctccacttgcctggatggctgcagtttcaacaacactcaagaagctcgccatcatccaggacaaagcagcccgcttgattggcatcccatccaccaccttcaacattcactccctttaccaccgacgcacagtggcagcagtgtgtaccatctacaagatgcactgcagcaacgcaccaaggcagcttcgacagcagcttccaaatttgcgacctctaccatctagaaggacaagggctacagacgtatgggaacaccaccacctgcaagttccctccaagtcacacaccatcctgacttggaactatatcgctgttgcttcactatcattgggccaaaatcctggaacttgcttcctaacagcactgtgggtgtacctacaccccaaggactgcagtggctcaagaaggcagctcaccaccactttctcaagggcaattagtgatgggcaataaatgctggcctggccagcgacctcTACATCTCATGatcgaatttttaaaaatccttgcAGTGGTAATAAGTACCATGTTTTTAACGAGCCGAGTCTAATCTCAGGGGTTATCTATGACTGTCTTTTTCTCTTTAATTATCATCTGGTCTCATTATCTttcatttttctttctctttgctaTTTGATTCCGTATgtgtatctcacacacacactgttcctgtTTTTGTGTATTTCTCTTTTAGCTCTCCAGGATCTCGAGGTTCTCTTAATCGAACGTCACTGCCTTCTGTGGGCGGAACTTGCTGTCAACTCAGAAACGGAGCAAAAGAAAGTCCAGGCTGGCATGAATATAATGCGGGGGACTTTGTACTACAGAGTTAGTGTGAGAGTCACTAAGAAAACAGCAGCAAGCTGCAGGAGTGAAACGACAGAGACTCTTACAAGGACGTGCCCAAGAAGAATACGGCTAAAAACTTGGGAACAATACGGTCAGAAATGAGAAAACTGCAACAGGCTGCTTAAAAATGAGCAGTAAGTGATATAAACAAAGAATCTAATAATGGAACTGGTAAGAATATAATCCAAGGCCATTTAATATAATAGTCTGAGGAAGGAACAATTGAGATTCAGAAAACTATATGGCATAtagctcaatttaaaaaaaattgatgcAACAAAAAAAGAGTCTTGATAGATTGTACTGACATAGTCTCGGTCATGTTTTAGGGAAAGCCTTGGACAATCTACATGGAGTTTCAAACAAGTCTATTCGAAGGGTAAAATGAGAAGACGTTTTGTGAATTTAACACAGGAAGAAAATAAAGGCATTGAATCTGAGAAAACAGTGAAATTTTAACCCAAAACGCCACCATTAGCAGCAGTTCTAATCAGGACAAACTCGGAGATGTTCAGCGAGTCACCCGTCTCCAAACTTCAACAGTAACTTGTTAAATATTAGCTACAAAAGCTGAAAATGATGCGAAAGGTGAGTCTTCATTCTACACCCTTCACTTACATTTTTTTCTAGCTATGATTTGTTTTATTATTTAATATTATTTGTTTTCTATTTTAAGTTATTGTCATGCTACTCAATTAAAGTTTTAGAAAAAAGACTTAAAAGCTTTTTTTACATACATGTGTGTGAAACATACTATTCAAATAAATAGTGTCCTTAAAGTTAAAAATTGGGACTTTACAGTATTGAAAATATCCGTGAATACAAAGATTTAACTAGTATCCCAATGCCCTATGAACATTCTTCCAAAAACTTTTAATGTTTTAACTGCAAGAATTTGAGAGGACAGGAATCTGACAGAACACCACTTCCTGAATTCATTTTCTTCATCCCATTAACTTCTCAACCTAACTGGAGCGTTTGAATGTTAAATCCCAATACTGGAAATAAAGCATCCCTTAATTATTTTATTCTTAATGTGCTATGTAACAAATTCAATAAGCCAACTGCCAAATGTACCCAAAAGAGAGAAGCATATTTTATAAATCTGTTCTTTTCTGAATTTACTGAGTTTTTTTCGCTGATTTTATTTAGATTGTTAACTGAATGAATGAGCAAATATCTGCAACAAATCACCTTGATTTACAATTTAAAGAATCACCTATTCAAGCATAATTTGGATTTCACCATAATATTTTCACAAATTGGTTAGGTATTTACCAGATTGAACTTTATACAACGTGTATCATATTAGTGCAGTTTTGCTTAGCTCTGAAAACCATAAGACAAAGGTTATCTTTCTGTTCATTACCGTAATTATGTCTTCCTAACAGCTATAATCAGTTAATTGTAAAAAATGTGACTATAGTCCAAGTAAAAGGAATGGTAATTCCAAAGTTTAGCATCCATTTCATTTCCAAGATTTCAAGCATTCATGCTCTGCATAGTTTTAACAATCCATGGGGAATTTTCTGCATATAGATTCAATCATTTCCAAAACTGGACAGCTTTTGAGTTGTCATATTGAAATGCATTAGGCATTTACAAAGCTCCCAATACTCTAATAGCATATATCAAATGCATCTTGTGTATTATTTAAAAGGAGATTGATTAGAAGCCTTTGGTACTTTAGCTTAGATCGATAGGAATCTGTTCTGTATATAAACACCATTTCCTGAAAATTGACAACATGTTGATAAAATGTTATGTTCATTTTTACAGATTTTAAAATTTCACGGCTATTGTCCAATGTTTGCTCACAGCATGTAAGAAAATGGTTTAGAGGCTTCCTTCAGGCTGACAATAATAATGGGGCAAAGGCTCCGTCTAGTGAGCGAGATCTAATACTACAAGAACACTTCAACACCAACATGTCTTTAATCGCACTTCCAGCTGAAATGGTCATTAGCAATGGGTGTGTCCACACAGAGCTCATTGAGCGTCATTATAATTACACAGGAAAATTCAACAAAAAGGGAAAAACCATCGATGGCATGGACCTAACTACTGTGGCCTTTTTGATCATCTGCAGCTTCATAGTGCTTGAAAACCTCATGGTTCTCCTAGCCATTTGGAAAAACAACAAATTTCATAATCGCATGTACTATTTCATTGGTAATTTAGCGCTGTCCGATCTGCTGGCGGGGATAGCTTATAAAGTGAATATCCTCATGTCTGGAAAGAAGACTTTTGGCCTCACAATAACTGTATGGTTCATTAGGGAAGGGAGCATGTTTGTAGCATTGGGAGCCTCCACATTTAGTTTACTAGCAATTGCAATTGAGAGACACATGACCATGATAAAAATGAGACCCTATGACGCTAGTAAAAAGTACAGAGTTTTCCTCCTCATTGGTGCCTGTTGGCTAATTTCTATTTTACTTGGTGCTTTGCCTATCCTCGGTTGGAACTGTATCTGCAACTTGTCAAACTGTTCCACAGTCCTGCCCCTCTACTCCAAAACGTATGTTGTCTTCTGTATAAGCATCTTCAGTGCAATTTTGCTGGCCATCGTAATACTTTATGCTCGTATTTATATATTGGTTAAGACAAGTAGCCGCAAAGTTTCAAACAGAAAATTCACAAAAAACAATTCTGAGAAGTCCATGGCTCTGCTGAAGACAGTGGTGATCGTTGTAGGGGTTTTCATTGCATGTTGGTCCCCACTTTTCATTCTCTTGCTCCTTGATGTGGCCTGTAAACCAAACAATTGTAGAATATTGTATCAAGAAGATTGGTTCATTGCAGTTGCAGTCCTCAATTCTGGTATGAATCCCATTATCTACACTTTGGCCAGCAAAGAGATGCGTCGGGCCTTCTTCCGCCTCCTCTGTGGCTGCCTAGCCAATACTAAAGTCTCCAAGGCCCTGCCAATTCAGTCAGCTGCAGATAACAGCAAAAGCAAGTCCAGTGGCAGTAATTCACAGAAGCCAAAGGAAGGAGAGCTCCCACAAATCAAATCCCCTTCAAATGTAATCAAGGCAATGAACTTAACAACTCCCAATGGAGAATTTTGACCTTTGTAGGCAAGACTGCCTTAATATACAGTGTTACCTTCCCAAGTTAATAACTCTTAAAATGTTATTTTTATAAACTCTAACTCCCTCTAAAATGGATCTGTTTTTCATAGCTCCAGAACTTTGAAAAATAATGGCTTTTACAGACATTGATGCCTTTAACACTAAAATCAGATGCCACTTCATGTTAAATGTTCATGTATTACATATTGTATAAAGGATTTTGCCTAACCTCCCCATAAAATTCCAAATAAAACATAACTATTCAGTTGCCCTGAAACTATCTGTGGCACACTAGCGGGTAGCGTTAATTGGAAATTCCTCTCTCTGCTATCttaatttaaaataaattggtACAACCTCTGATAAAACAGTTGAGCGAGAAATTTCAGGCAAATGTGTGGATATTCATCCATTAGATTCCCATGGCATAATTTCAGGAGCAGCAATATTCATTATTCATGTGGATTCTGCTGAACTCGATCCTATCTAATCTTTGCCAGTAGCTTTTAACCCCTTTGACAATGATCTACACTTCCAGACCTCATTTCCACCTGGAAACTGTATGCTGCTACAATTAGCAGTGTGAGCATGCCTCTGTCTGTAAAATAGCAGGATTAGAATTATCAGAATATAAAGGTTGGCGTATCAGTGGCGCTACTCAGGAAAATATTTCCTGACCGTGCACTGTTCCTAACATCCTCATAGTAAATCCCTCTGTGCACCTATGTACTCAGTAATGCCTGTGTTAAAATGCACACAGAGGAATTTGTTGTGTCAAATATTCATTTGGAATACCACACAATCAGAAAATATAGCTCTTCATTGTTCAACAAAGACAGTGGTGTAggttttgactttgtgtgatagtacgAAGCAGGTGACATGTCTCCtaatttttattttcattgaatACTTGaaaagggtgccgaggagatttactagaattgtaccagggatgagggactcagttatgtggagagactagagaagctggaattgttctttgAGCAGAAAAGTTTAAGGgaaaatttaatagaagtgttcataaTTCAAAGCGTTTTGATAGAGTgtgtaggaagaaactgtttccagtagtaggaagattgataaccagaggactcagatttaaGAGAATTGGCAAAAAAAAGTGGGAAATTAGGAGAAATTCTTTtggttacacagcaagttgttacgatctggaataaacttcctgaaaaggtggtggaagcagatcaaTGGTAATTTTCGAAAGGATTGgacatatacttgaaaagaaaaagaagttgcaggggtatggggaaagaactggggaagtgggattaattggatagctgctTTGGAGAGCCTGATGGGTGAAATCTCCTTCACTGTGCTGTAAGATCCTGTGATTCTATGGAGAACAAGTTGACAACTCACTATCACCTGTTTTATGCTATTGTGAAAAGTTAAGATCTATCCTAGTGTTTTTTTGAAAATACAGGGTTGGAGATTTCTGAATTACATAACAGTCTGTATATGTTCTTCTGCTGGAGCTGATCAGTCCCTTTTCTGCAATCCTAGTAATATTCTAAATACCTTAATTGCAAATATATAAATCTTATGTAACTATGGTTATTTTTAAAGTAATCTGATTGTTTCACACATTTATATGTGAGAAATACATTTAGATGAAGGGAATCATTTTGATAAGACAGAATTATTAAATGTCAGACAACAATAACTTTGCTGCTACCTGCCTTAAACAAATCAATGGGATACATATCATACCTTAGGATGTCAGTTCTATAACAGAAATGATGGACGCACTGATTTCCAGTCAGATAGTTTTGGTATTTTAGATCAGTATTTGAAGGAAGACCTTCAAATTAGATGGTGCTTATTATCATCTGACAGGCTTGGTTTATTTGGTCTTTCTTAAAGGACTGTCTCCTGGAGATCTGTATTTAGTTTGTCATTTGTATTGTTTTTAAAATGGTTGTAAAAATGCAACATCAAGATTACAATTACATCTTAGACAATATATGATTGCAGGTGGTGCACATTCATCTTTCAAATAAGCATGTGCATCCAAATCATTTGTAAGAAACTAATATACTCCTCGGCTTGCATACATACCAGTTAAAAGCTGATTTTGCACTCACATCTGGTACCATATCAATTGTGAACATTCTGTGTCAAATCTTGTAAGCGTGCACAGTCAACTGATTAGGTTGCTGACCCATTGAGTAGAGAAGGTACTATTTGTCAAACAGTGTTGCTGATGAAGTCAGTATTACTCTATGTCCAACATATTACAGTTGTGAGAAAGGTAGATTTCTCACAAGATAAATAGATGTGGAAGGCCATTCTGTCTATTTTAGGTTATCCATTTAGAAAAACCTGCAGCACTCTTCCCACACATACACATATCACAGAATCTAATTGCTTCATAAATAATTTTGCCACCATTATTCCACCTGGAAGACCATTCCATGCTGTAATCACTATTTTTGTGAAGAAGAACCTCCTAAGATCAGTCCTTAATTTGCCTTTTATGAGTTTGAACTATGTCCCCTTCTACGTCCTATGTCCTACTCTCCTGATTTAGTTTGAAGAAACAGGTATACCTTTTCCATACCATTTACTATCATATATATTTTTATAAAATCACCTTTAAATCACCTTTTAAGGCTGGAAAGCCCAAGCTTCTGCAAGTTTTCCTCCTCCACCATTCATTTGATCCTATCAGCCTCATGACATTCTCCAGGGTTTGAATATCTCACTGACTTTTCAAACCAGAACTAGAGGCACAATGAGATGTCAATATGTTGGCTTACTAGTAAACTTTATCCATTTGAGCATGACTTTCTCTGAATTGCATCCTGTCATTTTTGTGATATACTTCAGATTCCTATATGTTTTGTTGATTGTTGCTCTGCAGTGACAGGTCAAGCCAAGTCTATTAAGACCCCGAATCTCTTTCCACTTTATCCTTAGCTATTTTCTCACCATTCATGGAGTAATTTGTTTTTCTCCTACATGCAGCACTTTATAGTACCTGAATTAAGTTTcatcaacccagttatttattttgtCCAAGTCATTTTGTAACTCTGAACTAACTCCCTGTTCAGATTCAACTGCCTCTCCTTAGTATCATTTGCAAATATGATCATGTTGTATTGAGTTTTGGAATCCATTTGTTGTTATAAATTATAAATGGTAGAGATTTCAACATCGATTCCTTGGGCACCTCGCTTAGTACTAcccctccccaccaactccctcacCACATTTATAACCTAGTTTCTCCAATATAAATGGCACATAGCTTCTAAATTTTAAGTGTACCAATATCAGCTTCTATTCCATGTGTTCAATATACTTGTACTATTGGCAATAACTATGTACATGTTATTGCAACTCTTTTTACAAAATAGCTTTTATTATTTAAGGAATACTCTTAGCTGTGTACAGTGTAAAGTAATTAGTAATGTCAAGGATTACAAATAGTATGTAATTTACAATGGCATAGATGAATCATGCTTGTATTTGTGTATAAAAATGCTAGTGTACAAATTATGTGCTCTGGCTTTAAAAATAAAGGTGTGTTACTGTAAGATTTTGTGTTGTTAATTGGTAATCAAGTATTTACAATGAGTCCAACCTGGTCCTTTTTAGTAAATATATAATATATGTGTGTATTTTCTTTTAATAAACATCAAATTTTTTCAATGGAGACGCTGTCCTTTTCACAAAATGAACTTCTAGGATCTTTACAAAATGCCTTATACAACAAATTAACTGCAGTGATTATTTTATGTTGCATAGTTAACTTCAGGGATCATGGCTAGCTACAAGTCAAACAAAAACAACACTCTATTTAGCTGTTCTTATACCTTCCCTGGCATAAGGTAATTCAGCTTCTATACAAATAGGGTATGGAAATAGGGATCCAGAGGTCAAAGATGTGTGACGTGCACTGTAACACTCCATTAAGTTTATGTGCAGCACAGAGGAACACTGCATTGCACTGACCCCACTGCATTTTATCTTAATTTGAAATGGTAACTTGTGTTCCAAAAGCAAGGGAAAGGGACCTGGATATAgaaataactaaaaaaaaaaatcgtTTAATAAAGCAGGACTAAATGTTATTGAATTTTTACACAGTAAAAGAAATACTGATTAAGAGTGTATTCAAACACCAGTTTCAACATCACATTAAAATGTTTTTTTGTTGCACAGCAATGCAGAGGTTAGTGCATAAGCAGAGACTGATGCTGACAATGTCAGAGCAGATCACTTTGGACCTGGAGGTTTCGCACTTGAACTGTAGAAACCAGACTGCAACAAAACAGACTTCTGATTAACTTGGTAGGCTTAATTTGTTATGGAAATAAATACCATGCAAAGAAGCTGAAAATAGCATATTAATGATAGTTGTGGAAAATTACCACATCGATAACATCATAATTGCTTTAATACTTGCAGAGAGGATGATTGTGCACTGTCATGCAGACCcttcacctgccaaaaatgaggcatattaattgtgtcatatgaacattgattttaaactgctgctggagcgaggaaatgacttgttaaacagatcagccatggctgggaaAAAGCATCTACATATTAACTgacaatgcttgtggagacaaaggaccattccctgacacattcaagccacaaacagacgtggtcaaacgagctagccacatgactaacctgctgggcaacctgcgtTTTTTTGAAATgtgcagagagtttgagagagactgCTCctagactgtaaagacctctcctgactggctcgccacagcctctcctgtctgctcccatttcttcctcacggaactccaaatccactaaagacgcgaacctcaagagagaaaagtctcctatatcaagcaaggtttaagaagaatactgggccccaacgaaaaacaagatctacctccaatcaattACCCTGCAgacagctcaaagaacagtaaccaaaaaccatcttcagatattgcctcaaacctttctactttatttcttctgctcttttctgtctctatatgcatgtgtgtttatcaggtATGCACGctagcgtcgtgtatctgtaggcgttaaccgaattagagtttaagtttaataaagttcaacctttcttctttaaacctaagaaaacctgtttggctgtttctttgcctgataattggaaagcagtgaaccaggattcactaagggggagctaaaaaattggtgtattaaaaaataaaatcctgttacagtaagaccaggtgaaggctgagagagaaccctagatccccttctcatctggtcataacagtacACATTGTATTAGATTTCCAGTTGCCATTCCTATTTTATGGCTGGCTTTGCAATGCACGCTAAATAGAAATACTTTTTAAAATCAAACACTCTCATATTGACTTTGTGATGGTGTAAAAAGGGAGATAGTAAATCGTCCGTATGTTTTACATCACTCCCAATTTTGatttctattgaagtcaatgaaaataaaaattgggagagatgtaaaacagtctGTTGATTCACTATCATCCATGTTACACTACTGCACAGAGTTCAAATTGtccccatttccttttgaaagaaagacttgcatttatatagcaccttttaagacCTTAGAAcacctcaaaatgctttacagtcaaggAGGTACTTCTGAAGTATAATAATTGATGTAATGCAATCAAAATTTAATATATGAGCATTAGGGCAAATTAAAAATAGAGATGGATGCCTAATATACAATTCAGGAAGCTCCTCTATTATTTTTTATGAAGAATGTCAATAGCATAGTGACAAACCCATTTATGAGTGAGCCAGTCTTAACTAAGGGACTCTAACCTACCCACTCatctttcttccagagatttaagtATCAATGATAATGATGAAAATACTGAAGCAAACACTTTCATTGAAGAAATATGCCAGGCAGCAAATTGGAATCCTAAGAAAAATGTTTGCACAATGCAGTATAAGATTATAATTTGCCATTAAAAAAGCAGCTTCCCTTTTAAAGAACAATGACCTACTTACAGTAATAAAACAAGTCTTAAATGCAACATGCTCTGCGTTCCCAATATTAAATAATTTTCTGTGGGAGCGGGGGGTCCACTATTGTGCCGGAAACCTGGAAGTAAGTTCAGCATgtgtgtcagtggctttttaatgcAGACATCTCAATCTAATTTTACTTCTGAGTTTGCCATCCATGCAGCAGCAGCGGACTTGATGAGAACTCGCATGACGCAATCTCAACTTGAGTATTTAAAGAGCCAATCCGAAGATGAATCTGGAGGCGTTTACACTTTAAACATATAACCAGGTCTGGAAAGGTGAATAAAGTTACACGTTCATGTACATCCTGCTGTGCACATCACCCCAATCCCTCAGTCTGCCTTTTCAAACCTATTCATCACATCACTGCTCACACCCACTTAACTTGCAGGAGCACCCATCCTTTTCTGTCTCAGCACttcttcacatcccaatctatctaTCCACCATTCCCACTCAAACCTCTCCCTGATGTTCACCCTCACTAAATGATgtctgttacgagctcacaggacacgaGCCTGGTGTGTACTCTgtgtttaatgaaactgactgtaatggctgcctgcagtcagagtgcctcatagtAGAGGTcatatgactatggcaagccaggaggcacattggtacagtattacaTTTCTACCCCAAACTGCCACTTTTTATACAAAAAAAGCAAAAGAAATGTGCATACAATATCATTGACACTAtgtgttgcccaagttacccattatacacacaactgttctcatgcattagcagtttgtcattcttgtcagtctctgcacatgcattgcacacacagTCATTAAGTCAtgctggtctcttaatggtgcatGTGCGCGTTGTTGTTGATTGTTcaactggttgattttccttctccagcgagGGTCGtccccttgtcacttgttgccgcggtaactgttgttgttccatttccgttgttgggatgctgtggacctctggggatgatggttgttctgtggtctgtgcactTGGTGAGTTCTCTTCTTCCAGATTGGCCTTCTGccctgaaggaacagcttctccagttgtgcgcaTGTATCTGCAGTTGCAACGGTATATCTTTTGCATCTATACTTCTATCGCATATGatcaaggtgacaactgctctacgcaggtgcaagttgccacttgggctgactcttgttgagagcattgaaggtttgtacccttacttccaatgctcaattctgacaatggtttggcagttttgtcaaagtgaaatttggttttctgccgtttcaccttgattttgtcattcatgcctgttactacttctggcttcattaGCTTTTTTGTTATTGGAAGAGTGGTTTGGGTgtggcgtg harbors:
- the LOC137369235 gene encoding sphingosine 1-phosphate receptor 3, translated to MSLIALPAEMVISNGCVHTELIERHYNYTGKFNKKGKTIDGMDLTTVAFLIICSFIVLENLMVLLAIWKNNKFHNRMYYFIGNLALSDLLAGIAYKVNILMSGKKTFGLTITVWFIREGSMFVALGASTFSLLAIAIERHMTMIKMRPYDASKKYRVFLLIGACWLISILLGALPILGWNCICNLSNCSTVLPLYSKTYVVFCISIFSAILLAIVILYARIYILVKTSSRKVSNRKFTKNNSEKSMALLKTVVIVVGVFIACWSPLFILLLLDVACKPNNCRILYQEDWFIAVAVLNSGMNPIIYTLASKEMRRAFFRLLCGCLANTKVSKALPIQSAADNSKSKSSGSNSQKPKEGELPQIKSPSNVIKAMNLTTPNGEF